AAAGAGGGATGCTCAATATTTTGATTTCAGGATGTTTTTCTTGCAGATATGTTGCAACGTCAGTTTGGACTAGGTTGGCAACAGATTTGCCATATTTGACGTCCATTAAAGGAGCAAGAGAGCCTTGGAAAGATTTGGCATGAATATTTTTGTAATGGTTAATGTAATCTTCAGGAAGACTGCCCGATTCCACTGTAATGGAGGGGTTGGGTAATTTGGCGATATCTTCAATGGAATGAACTCCTTGCGGAATTTCATTCCAGAAAACTAAACTCAGAGATGTGGCAGCCTCTCCATGGTAAGGAATCATCGCAATCTCCTTAAGTCGGCTAGGTGTGATGTTCATCCCACTCACAATCAAATCAATTTTGCCTTGTTTAAGAGAGAGGATTTCACCTTCAAATTCCATATCTTTGATGACAAGTGTTTTGCCTAATTTTGAGGCAATCTGCTCCGCAAGCTCTACGTCAAAGCCGATAATTTTTCCGTTGGCGTCCATGAATTCAAAAGGAGGATAGCCACTTTGCAGGCCGATCACAAGTGTTTGCTGGGCAAAGGAGTCATCTGTTTGAAAAGGTTTCATCTTAGTCCACCCAAGGACAAGCATGATTGTCAAAAAAAGGGCGAAAATAATTTTAAAATTGGAAGGCATAATAAGTCCTTAATTGCATAAGAGTTTGGGCAATGAAGTCCAAATACTTATTAAAGTTTAGAAAAAATAAAATAATAAACTTAGAGAACAAACAGATGATAAAAATAGGTTTGTTAGCTAGCTATTGTTTGA
This genomic interval from Parachlamydia acanthamoebae contains the following:
- a CDS encoding transporter substrate-binding domain-containing protein encodes the protein MKPFQTDDSFAQQTLVIGLQSGYPPFEFMDANGKIIGFDVELAEQIASKLGKTLVIKDMEFEGEILSLKQGKIDLIVSGMNITPSRLKEIAMIPYHGEAATSLSLVFWNEIPQGVHSIEDIAKLPNPSITVESGSLPEDYINHYKNIHAKSFQGSLAPLMDVKYGKSVANLVQTDVATYLQEKHPEIKILSIPLSKDDAILGFGIGVKKENQGLFQQVQHIIQELKASGELKQLENKWFKEVQ